In a single window of the Lynx canadensis isolate LIC74 chromosome E2, mLynCan4.pri.v2, whole genome shotgun sequence genome:
- the ZSCAN22 gene encoding zinc finger and SCAN domain-containing protein 22 — protein sequence MAIPKSPLSPMPWEQDGFLRVKVEDEEASLSEIQESSPGHTVHPEAARLRFRRFCYEEASNPHEALAQLRELCHQWLQPEAHSKEQMLELLVLEQFLGALPPKIQSWVGAQFPKSGEEAAMLVEGLTRSLDKRGQEPGAELSESSCKQNDLEESEPLGRATETLAGGGSLGPAFGDAREPEGSSERQAGLSGEIWTKSVPQEMDCRKTSEPHKDVPTDQTSCEPGALGNSPNMWPNFISQEKTPEEKFDPLDGHGTESPCVYPRRKSSKCGECGKTFQSPSALKAHQKSHFRKTPYTCSECGKAFSRSTHLAQHQVIHTGAKPHECKECGKAFSRVTHLTQHQRIHTGEKPYKCRECGKTFSRSTHLTQHQRVHTGERPYECDECGKAFSQSTHLTQHQRIHTGEKPYKCDACGRAFSDCSALIRHLRIHSGEKPYQCKVCPKAFAQSSSLIEHQRIHTGEKPYKCRDCGKAFSRSSALMVHLRIHITVLQ from the exons ATGGCCATCCCCAAGAGCCCTCTGAGCCCCATGCCCTGGGAACAGGATGGTTTCCTACGTGTGAAGGTGGAGGATGAGGAGGCTAGCCTCTCTGAGATCCAGGAATCTAGCCCTGGCCACACTGTCCACCCTGAGGCTGCACGTCTTCGCTTCCGGCGCTTCTGCTATGAGGAGGCATCCAACCCACATGAGGCCCTGGCCCAGCTCCGTGAACTGTGCCACCAGTGGCTGCAGCCTGAAGCACATTCCAAGGAGCAGATGCTAGAGTTGCTGGTGCTGGAGCAGTTCCTGGGTGCACTGCCACCCAAGATCCAGTCATGGGTGGGTGCCCAGTTCCCCAAGAGTGGTGAGGAGGCTGCCATGCTGGTAGAAGGTCTGACTCGGTCACTGGACAAGAGAG GACAGGAACCAGGAGCTGAGCTCTCAGAGTCAAGCTGCAAGCAGAATGATTTGGAAGAGTCCGAGCCACTGGGTAGGGCCACTGAAACCCTCGCGGGAGGTGGTTCCCTGGGACCTGCCTTTGGTGATGCTCGTGAACCTGAGGGCAGctcagagaggcaggcaggactCTCAGGGGAAATCTGGACAAAGTCTGTCCCCCAAGAGATGGATTGCAGGAAAACTTCAGAGCCTCACAAGGATGTTCCCACAGACCAGACCAGCTGTGAACCTGGTGCCTTGGGGAATAGTCCCAACATGTGGCCAAATTTCATCTCACAAGAGAAGACACCAGAAGAGAAATTTGATCCATTGGATGGTCATGGGACGGAGTCGCCATGCGTATACCCAAGGAGGAAGTCTTCCAAGTGTGGTGAATGTGGGAAAACATTCCAGAGCCCCTCCGCCCTCAAAGCACACCAGAAGAGCCATTTTCGGAAGACACCCTACACCTGTAGcgagtgtgggaaagcctttagccGGAGCACTCACTTGGCCCAGCACCAAGTCATCCACACGGGGGCAAAGCCCCATGAGTGTAAAGAGTGCGGGAAGGCCTTCAGCCGGGTCACCCACCTAACTCAGCACCAGAGGATCCACACTGGAGAAAAACCCTACAAGTGCAGGGAATGTGGCAAAACTTTCAGCCGCAGCACCCATCTCACCCAGCACCAGCGGGTGCACACAGGGGAGAGGCCCTATGAGTGTGACgagtgtgggaaggccttcagCCAGAGCACCCACCTGACTCAGCACCAGCGCATCCACACCGGGGAGAAGCCCTACAAGTGTGATGCTTGTGGAAGAGCCTTCAGTGACTGCTCAGCTCTGATCCGCCACCTGAGAATCCATTCTGGAGAGAAGCCGTATCAGTGTAAGGTTTGTCCGAAGGCCTTTGCACAGAGCTCCTCCCTCATTGAGCACCAGAGAATCCACACAGGAGAGAAGCCGTACAAGTGCAGAGACTGTGGAAAGGCCTTTAGCCGCAGCTCAGCCCTTATGGTTCACCTGAGGATCCACATCACAGTACTGCAGTAA
- the A1BG gene encoding alpha-1B-glycoprotein, with protein sequence MSTLWAFLMLWGLLLSPATTEAAVAFQTQPDLWAEVESLLEPWANVTLTCHACLETMDFELFKDGVTQELVHLGLPAMEYQFPLGPVTGDTQGLYRCRSGLSSGWTQLSNLLEVTGAETLPPPVLSTEPVSWITPGLETKLLCRGGFRGVTFLLRLEGDDQFLEVFEAPAGVEATFPVRRPGNYSCSYRTHAAGAPSEPSATVTVEELGAPLPPTLSLQGESAAAVLHPGARTTLVCAAPLSGVHFQLRRGEEVLQVPMSSTSPDRVFFRLNAVALGDGGLYTCRYQLRGQQTWSLDSAPAELLLSDETLPAPELSAEPATPRPAPGASLQLRCRAPRPGLRFALVREDAGQRRVRRVLSPAGTEAHFELRDVSAADSANYSCVYVDTEPPFAGSAPSAPLELCVEGPPPRPQLRPLWRGAVTPGRDAVLRCEGQVPDVTFELLRAGEKEALTQTRTAHRSADLVLTYVGPQHVGNYSCRFRRSWPKVLVSEFSEPVELQVAGS encoded by the exons ATGTCCACTCTCTGGGCCTTCCTCATGCTCTGGG GTCTCTTGCTGAGCCCAGCGACCACGGAGGCGGCAGTAG CATTCCAGACCCAGCCAGACCTGTGGGCAGAGGTTGAATCGCTGCTGGAACCCTGGGCCAATGTGACACTGACTTGCCATGCCTGTCTGGAGACCATGGATTTTGAGCTGTTCAAGGATGGGGTAACCCAGGAACTTGTGCACCTTGGTTTACCTGCTATGGAGTACCAGTTCCCCCTAGGACCAGTGACAGGTGACACCCAGGGCCTGTACCGCTGCCGCTCTGGCTTGAGCAGCGGATGGACCCAGCTGAGCAATCTCCTGGAGGTGACTGGGGCAG AGACCCTGCCCCCGCCTGTGCTCTCAACGGAGCCTGTGTCCTGGATCACACCTGGCCTGGAGACGAAACTGCTGTGCCGTGGGGGATTTCGGGGTGTCACCTTCCTGCTGAGGCTGGAAGGCGATGACCAGTTTTTGGAGGTGTTTGAGGCCCCTGCGGGCGTGGAGGCCACCTTCCCAGTCCGTCGGCCTGGCAACTACAGCTGCAGCTACCGCACCCATGCAGCAGGTGCACCCTCTGAGCCCAGTGCTACTGTGACAGTCGAAGAGCTGG GCGCACCGTTGCCGCCCACGCTGAGTCTCCAGGGAGAGTCTGCAGCCGCCGTCCTGCACCCGGGTGCCCGCACGACCTTGGTCTGCGCGGCGCCCCTAAGCGGCGTGCACTTCCAGCTGAGGCGGGGCGAGGAGGTGCTGCAAGTACCCATGAGCTCCACCAGCCCAGACCGCGTCTTCTTTCGCCTGAACGCGGTGGCTCTGGGCGACGGCGGTCTCTACACCTGCCGCTATCAGCTGCGTGGCCAGCAAACCTGGTCCTTGGACAGTGCGCCCGCCGAGCTGCTGCTGAGCGACG AGACGCTCCCCGCGCCGGAGCTCTCGGCCGAACCCGCGACTCCGCGGCCGGCGCCCGGCGCGTCCCTGCAGCTGCGGTGCCGCGCGCCCCGGCCCGGCCTGCGCTTCGCCCTGGTGCGCGAGGACGCCGGCCAGCGCCGGGTGCGCCGAGTCCTGAGCCCCGCGGGCACCGAGGCCCACTTCGAGCTGCGCGACGTCTCGGCCGCGGACTCGGCCAACTACAGCTGCGTCTACGTGGACACCGAGCCCCCCTTCGCGGGCTCGGCGCCCAGCGCGCCCTTGGAGCTGTGCGTGGAGG ggccccctcccaggccccagctcCGACCCCTGTGGCGCGGGGCGGTGACTCCGGGCCGCGACGCCGTCCTGCGCTGCGAAGGCCAGGTGCCGGACGTCACGTTCGAGCTGCTGCGGGCCGGTGAAAAGGAGGCTTTGACCCAGACCCGGACCGCCCACCGCTCAGCAGACCTTGTGCTGACCTACGTGGGGCCGCAGCACGTGGGCAACTACAGCTGCCGGTTCCGCAGGTCGTGGCCCAAAGTCTTGGTGTCGGAGTTCAGCGAGCCGGTGGAGCTCCAGGTGGCAG GAAGTTGA